tcttactggGATGATTATCCcagtggacagaggtgcctggtgggctacagtccatggggtcacagagagtcagacatgactgagtgactgaggatgAACATGCAGTTTAAAAACCCAAATCATATAGAAAAgtacaaaaagaaataataaccaTTCAAGATCTCACAATCTTAACTCTTGGTAAACATCCTTCCAGACATCTccataaaaaaaatacacatgtacaaTTTTACAAAAAATGGATTCATACTGTTTtagaaactgtttttaaaaaatccaatgtAAAATCATATGTTCAGTGTCTCTAAAGAAAACTCTGCATCCAAAGTTGTAACAGTTCTATGGTATTCATTCTACTCATATACCAAAATTTACTCTGCACTTCAACTTCCTCAGCTGTAGAAGAGTATTAAAATAGATTGCAATCCATGTAAAGCACTTACAACATataataaacattcaataaatgttagctactgCTATCATTATATGTTGTCTTTCAATCTTTTATTATTCAATGCAACACTGTGATAAACATCTTGtactttgatttttctctattctaGGTCAAAAGGTGTATTTtccataaattatttatttttcttttaaaataaattttttaatttaattttttatttttatttttcttacttttggcTGTACCAAGCAACTTAGTTccttgaagagaaaaaaagtgaaagttcctcagtcgtgtctgactctttgcagccccatgggccatagcccaccaggttcctctctccatgaaattctccaggcaagaatactggagtaagcccattatacagagtgaagtaagccagaaagataaacaccaatacagtatactaacgtatacatatggaatttagaaagatggtaatgataacccaatatgcaagacagaaaaagagacacagatgtatagaacagacttttggactctatgggagaaggcgagggtgggatgatttgagagaatagcattgaaacatgtatattatcaagtgtgaaacagatcgccagcccaggttggatgcatgagacaagtgctcagggctggtgcactgggaagacccagaaggatgggatggggagagaggtgggaggggggttcaggatggggaacacacgtaaatccatggctgattcatgtcaatgtatggcaaaaaccactacaatattgtaaagtaattagcctccaactaataaaaataaaggaaaaaaaaaaaaaaagaatattggagtaggtagccattctcttctccagaggatcttcctaatgcagatcaaacctggtctcctgaatttcaggcagattctttactgtctgagtaaccagggaagtccattagttcccagaccagggatcaaacctgtgtcccctgcagtggaagcccggagacttaaccactggaccaccaggaaagtccgttcataaattcttaaagaaatagtcTAACTTTGTGTTTGACCGTTACTTTAGATTTTAGTAAAACAGACTGTTATGTGTTTGAAGTGAATCATGGTGCCACAAAGGTCAGTCAATAACAGATCAATCAATAACAGATCTGTAAAAGTGTATCTCCAGTTATAGACAAGCAATTTTCATGAAGCTCAATAGTAATTTTAGGTGTTTGGTAAATAAAGTTTATATTGTTTTGACTGCATTTCTAGCTTAACAGAAAACTTACTTCATGAGTTATTAAAATGATTCAATCTTTAAGAGACTTTCAATTCTAGATGACGTTACTATCACGTCAGGAGCCAATACAGGATCAGCACCTAGTACTGTCAGACTGACACCTTAGATTACCCGCCCAAGATCTGCTCTGATGATAGTACTGGGCGTGAATTACTTTCGAAAGCATGTGCTTCTttgagtgtgattttttttccttcggtccatttttaaaaagcaagaaaacaccAGTCTGAGGCATATCTATGACGCCTGGGAAACAAAAGTATCCGTTGGTGAAAGATTCTAAAGGCACTGAGGAGAGACTAAGAGCCTGTTCTTAGCTGACCCACTGAATCAGGCATTGTTGCTGATGGAGGCACAAATTCAGGTTCAAGACTCTTTGACACAAGGGGTCCCTCCTGGCCAGAGTTTCCCAGCTTAACACTGGAAGCGAATCATTGCCTTTCCAAACAGGATGCTACACTCATGATCACGCACCCACAAAGAACCTGAGATGTCTCCACTACTTGCTCATTGAGAACAAAGAGTGAGAGGTCCCACTGAGACTGGAGTTTTATCAGTAATGATCTAAAGGCCACGTGAAACAAAAGGAACGCTAGAAGTTTCCCCCAGAATCCAAGGAAGTACCTTGAAAGAGACAAGTCATAGGTCCACCTTTGTTTCCTTCACTTTTCCCAGGGAGGCCAGAATCTACAGAatttcttctctgtctttaaatttttagTTCCTTCTTCAtagtatgggctttcctggtggctcagaggttaaagcatctgcctccaatgcaggagacccgggttcgatccctgggtcaggaagataccctggagaaggaaatggcaacccactccagtattcttgcctggagaaccccatggacagaggagcctggtaggctacaatccacggggtcacaaagagtcggacacgactgagcagcttcacttcttCATAGTGTAGTATAAAGAGAATAAGGGATGACAATATCTCATGATGAAGCAGCTAAATTAcacagtgtgtgtgctcagtcatctctgacttggtgaccccatggactgtaggcctccaggctcctctgtccatgggattttccaggcaagagtactggaatgggttgccatttccttctccaggggatcatcctgacccaaggatcaaacccatgtttcctgcactggtaggtggatcctttaccactgcatcaggtgtgccacctgggaagccctaaatcacACAGAAAGAAGCACCATGTAACTGAAAAACGTTTTGAAATGATTTCATGTTTTAGGATATGACTTCCTTCTCCGGTTTTTAACCTTTCCCCTCCTTAACATAAtcgcttccctggaggctcagtggtaaggaatccacctgccaatgcaggagacggcggagatccctgggttgggaaggtcccctggagaaggaaatgtcaacccactccagtattcctgttcggaaaaaccccatggacggagtaaccaggtgggctgcagtctatggggtcgcaaggagtctgaAATGATTTAGCAGCTGAACAAACAACAACTTCATAACAGAAAATGTTAATCAGCACTGTAGGAGGTTATCTTTTGTTTGAAATATGGGGCATTGTACTCATGAAGAAGTTTCTATTTAACGCTTTGTCATTCATGAAGAAAGATGaagtgtgttaaaaaaaaatccaaggacATATTTTCCCCAGGTTGAGGATATTTGGCTCTCAATCTCCGGTCAAAGAAAGTTTCCAAGGGGCTTTTGTTAAgagtgaatacacacacacacacacacacacacacacaattccctcCCAATCCTAACCCTTCTTCTACCCAAAGGTAATAATTACCACCTACTCCCCCTTTCTAGGATTAATTCTCCTCTTACGAGCAACACAAGATCCTTATTTGAGGTGAGCTTTCTACTTGCAGTGTTCAGTGGGAAAAGATGGGGAAGCAGAAGCCTTGCTTAAGTGGTCCTCAGTTGGcgggggtcaggggtcagggagGGGTAAGAGGGTGGCCAGAAAAACCACCTCTATAGGAAAATACGAGCAAAAGCCGCCAGACCTTTTGCCCAGAGGCAACATTCCAGGGTGGCTAGTCCCACCAAAATGAAACAGGGAATGCAATGgctgttagaaaatattttgaaagaaggcATCTGATCTACGTTTATTGAGTCgtacttctttcttttaatagCACAAAGCGCACAGGCCCTAGCAGCGCGCACACGCTCCTCTGCTTCGCAGCCCCGCGCATCCGCGCCCCGCGCTTGGCCTTGCACAACCTGCGGCCAGCCGGCAGGCCCTTCTTCCTGCAAGATGGCTCCTCCACGATGACCCTTCCGAGGAATCAACCCGAGGTGCCACCTACGCGCCCAGAGACGGCCCGCGGGCCTCGGTCCTCACCGCGGACCCGAGGCCGGACTCGGTCGGATGCGCGACCCCTGCCTGATGTCTTTTTGACTCCCCAGACCTCGACTCATTTCATCCCCTTCCTCCCACGCCCCCTTCCCTTGCGTTTCCTTCCCGCTGGTAAAGCGCGGTGGAAGGCCAGGCTTCCTTCCGTCCCCCGCGCGCGCGGAGCGGCGCTGCAGCCTCGGCGGGCGGCAGGGTCACGGCGCCGGGCGTGCGGGGGAGGACGCGGGGAGGCGCCTTCCCGGCTCCCGAGACCCACCACCTCCTGCCCTCCCTGAAAGCCGGAgcgcggcggcggctgcggctggGGTCCCGCGGGCGGAAGTGAGAAGCCGGGCGTGGGAGGAGGCTGCGGCTGGGGGCTGGGATCCCCTCCCGGCTGACAGCCCGGGACGACCCGAGCGGGCAGCGCGCGCCGCCCCGGCCTTTTTTGGCGCGGACCGAGGCCGgagggccggggggggggggcgaagCCGAGCCACCGCCCCCGGGACCGGGAGGAGGGGCCGCCTCTGCCCGGAGAGGCTGGGCGGGCGCGGGCGGCCCcgcaccgccgccgccgcctcctccccgCGCTCCGCGGCCACCCCGGAACCCGGCGAGCGCGCGCGGGGGCGGGAGGCGAGCGCGCAGAGCTGGCGGGAGCCCCCGCCGCCCCGGGTCCCCCGGCCATGTCGGCCGACGAGATGGTGCAGATTCGCCTGGAGGACCGCTGCTACCCGGTGAGCAAGCGAAAGCTCATTGAGCAGAGCGACTACTTCCGCGCCCTCTACCGCTCCGGCATGCGCGAGGCCCTGAGCCCGGAGGCCGGCGGCCCCGAGGTGCAGCAGCTGCGCGGCCTCAGCGCCCCGGGCCTGCGCCTGGTGCTGGACTTCATCAACGCGGGCGGCGCCCGCGAGGGCTGGCTGCTGGGCCGGCGCGGGGAGCCGGGCGGCGgggccgaggaggaggaggaggaggacatggaCGAGGCGAGCCTGCTGTCCGAGCTGGTGGAGGCGGCCTCCTTCCTGCAGGTCACGtccctgctgcagctgctgctgtccCAGGTGCGGCTCACCAACTGCCTGGAGCTGTACCGCCTGGCGCAGGTGTACGGGCTGCCCGACCTGCAGGAGGCCTGCCTGCGCTTCATGGCCGTCCACTTCCACGAGGTGCTGTGCAAGCCCCAGTTCCACCTCCTGGGCTCGTCTCCTCCGGCCCCCGGGGATGTCAGCCTGAAGCAGAGGCTGCGAGAGGCCCGGATGACCGGGACCCCCGTCCTCGTGGCGCTGGGGGACTTCCTGGGGGGACCCCTGGCCCCTCACCCCTACCAAGGGGAGCCCCCGTCCATGCTCAGGTACGAGGAGATGACGGAGCGCTGGTTCCCGCTGGCCAACAACCTTCCTCCCGACCTGGTGAACGTCAGGGGGTACGGGGCTGCCATCCTGGACAACTACCTCTTCATCGTGGGCGGGTACAGGATCACCAGCCAGGAGATCTCCGCGGCGCATTCCTACAACCCCAGCACCAACGAGtggctccaggtggcctccaTGAACCAGAAGAGGTAAGCACCCAGTCGGCTCCTGCCTTCCCGCGCATCCACCTGTGCTGGAAGCCGTACACCTCAGGTTGACTCCACTGGAGTCAGCAGCAGCCGCTAGAGGTGGTTCTGAGATGGGAATGGTTTGCTCGGGAGTGTGGTTGGCCTTGACTCTGGCAAAGTTCCCAATGAACTAAGAAATTGCAGAGAAGCAGAGGCCCCCGAGGAGGTCAGCTCGCTGAGTGATTTTCCTAGCAAGTATTTTGCCTTCAGACGAATTGCCTTTTTTGGGTTTTCCTAGAAGGGTACTTCCAAAGAAAActttctttaattttgcttttatttttattttcttttaggaacTAATCCTGATTATAATGACACACGGGGCAGTAACCTGTAACACTGACTTTGGATGCTCTTGTTGATGACTTTGAAGCTTACCAATCTGTGATCAGAAAATAATCACTAGACTTCTACTAATATTAGCTATCCAGGATTGCCTTCCttgtttttttattctcttttgcaTCTCACTTTTCTTCCCAGACAGTCTTCATCATGGACCCAAGACTTGAGCCTGGCATTGGTCACCTGCAGAATTAGAACATGATCATCCACCCCAACCTTCTCCCTTTTCCATCCTGCAAATCCCTCTCAACATGCACTTGGGTGActtgaagaaaggaaaaggaagaaatcaggGGCAGGAAGAGGGAACCGAGTCAGGGATGGAATAGGAAAACAAGGGCAAAGAGCATTACAGGAAGAAGtggtagaaaacaaacaaaaaacgatGGCAGATCCCAAGATGGCCCAGAGCCGTTCAGAAGTGGGGAGAAGAATCAATGTAACCCAAGGAAGGCCAGGCATGCCCTTTCTTCTGGCCCATCTGTATCCATTTCaagccccccacccacctccaccaTGGTTCCTTCCCTGAAGTGTGGAACAAGGAGTTGGGGGACTCACAACTATGCAAAGAAAGTCTTAACAAGAATGAGAAGGTCATTACACAGGTTTACTTGATTTAAGGTGCCCCGCTAGGCTGAGTGGGGGAGGGTACACAGGCCTTATTTCTACTATAATACAAAATTCAGTTTGGAACGTGTTGTTTGGTTTCTCATGGTAAAAAATGCATAGTTGTTCTAGCAAAACATGGTTAAAGGGCAAAGAATGAAGAAGCAGAAAGACTGTCACTTTTCTCACCCAACTACTAAGCAGGcctgaccctgcttagcttccaagaTCAGACATGTTCAGGGAAGTATGGCCATAGACACAAAGATCATTACTACTCCTTCCTCCTTGCGGGAGATGATAACCATCTACAGGTTGCCGGTAGTTTCTTCTGTCCCCTCTCTAGTGCATTATTTACACTGTATTGAAAATCTGATATCACAGTGTTACTTTTAAATGTATACAGTGTTTATACAGTGTATACACTGTATAAAGTGTATACAGAGTACACAGTGTTACTTTTAAATGGATCTTAGAAAATGGATTCCAAGAGTTTTTTTGGACGCAAACAAGGAGCATGCAGTGGTGATAGATGATAGATCAGGGTGGAAGGCCCAGCAGGTTGGCATCTCTGTTCCATGTCTCCTCTGTACACTTGGTGCTCAGCACACAAACCCCGCTCCACAACCCTTAACACAGCACCTCACaagattcttttttctctccaaatCCCTGGTAGTCCTTCCCTGCCACCCCTGCGGGAACTCCTTACTGTCCTctttagggaggaaaaaaaaaaaagtattccagTAATGCATGAATACATGCTTAGAAAAACTGCAACTGATATTGAAAAACCACAgagtaaaaaatatgtatatctatagacatattaatgtaaatatataaatacacaataTTCATCACAAACATTTATAAATACAGTAATGGTGGTTTACAGGggaagatatatatgtatgcatttacaTGTTGGGGTATATATGCatcttatacatatttttactGCAAAATTGTTGAGCTTATGCTGATTATTATGGCCCTTGGTATTTCCACGCTGAGAGTTTTTTTCTGTATCAGCAAATGTAGACCCACCTCTCTCTTGTTAatggctgtgtagtattccagCCTATGGATGCACAGTACTATAATTAGTTCTTCCCTTATCATGAGCATTTAGGTCACTTCCGTTTGCCATTATAATCCATATTGAACATCTTCAAATATGTGTGCCTATCTTAGTTGGTATACGTTAGCTCTATATGGCAAATGCCTGGAATCCCTGGATAGATGGAACAAAGTATACATGCATTTTAAAGTTTGGTAGCTCCTGCCAAATTTCTCATCAAAAATTGATCTAATTGCCTCTCTTAGCAACAGTGTTTCAGCTTGCCAGTTTTCTAAATTCTTGCCAAGACAAGACATTATgaacattttttatctttatcattATAATGGACAAAAACACTGGTGTGAATGTCTCTGCTTGGAAGAGAGATTGTTTCATATGTATTGGCCATGTGTGTATATCTTTTATAAATGGCctttcccagtttttaaaaaattggcttaTCTTTTTTGTATTCATTTTAGAAATTCTCTTCTTGTATATAGATAGTAACTCTTATCTGTTAGGTAATGTTGCACAGGTTTttcatctgccttttttttttttttaatcataatggTCAAAAATGAAATGCCAGAAGTGACCAGGCAGGTAGAGGCAGTGAGTAGAGGGGGTTTGGAAGGGTTATGATGAACTGGAGTTACCAACCCACCGCAAGAGGGCGCCCCATCGCCACCACAGCTGTTAACtgccgtcagttcagttcagtcgctcggtcgacTCTCTACGAcccaatgaaccgcagcacgccaggcctccctgtccatcaccaactcccgcagtccacccaaacccatgtccatcgaatcggtgatgccatccaaccatctcatcctctgttgtccccttctcctcctgccctcaatctttcccagcatcagttatTGCCATAGGTGTGAGGAATGGTGTCGCCAgacatctcaatttttaaatgctGGCACCGTACtccatttaaaaaacaagcatGTCGACAACAACAAGAACTGGCCTTGTGAGCCTCCAGTTTGGGGCTTCATGTTTATAGGGTATTTTTTATaggagaggggacttccctggtggctcagatggtagagcgtctgcctacaatgcgggagacccaggttcaatccctgggttgggaagatcccctggagaaggaaatggcaacccactccagtattcttgcctggaaaatcccatggacagaggaacctggtaggttacagtccatggggtcgcaaagagtcggacatgactgagaaacttcactttcttttatagGAAAAGCGTGTCAATATTTCGTAGTCAGTTTTGTCGTCTGGGTCCTGTGAGCTTTTTATCTTGCGTAGGAAAGGCGTTCTACAAGGAAGGCTTCTACTAGGAGA
This genomic stretch from Cervus elaphus chromosome 22, mCerEla1.1, whole genome shotgun sequence harbors:
- the LOC122679966 gene encoding WAS/WASL-interacting protein family member 1-like, with the protein product MTISHDEAAKLHRLILLLRATQDPYLSTKRTGPSSAHTLLCFAAPRIRAPRLALHNLRPAGRPFFLQDGSSTMTLPRNQPEVPPTRPETARGPRSSPRTRGRTRSDARPLPDVFLTPQTSTHFIPFLPRPLPLRFLPAGKARWKARLPSVPRARGAALQPRRAAGSRRRACGGGRGEAPSRLPRPTTSCPP
- the KLHL42 gene encoding kelch-like protein 42; translation: MSADEMVQIRLEDRCYPVSKRKLIEQSDYFRALYRSGMREALSPEAGGPEVQQLRGLSAPGLRLVLDFINAGGAREGWLLGRRGEPGGGAEEEEEEDMDEASLLSELVEAASFLQVTSLLQLLLSQVRLTNCLELYRLAQVYGLPDLQEACLRFMAVHFHEVLCKPQFHLLGSSPPAPGDVSLKQRLREARMTGTPVLVALGDFLGGPLAPHPYQGEPPSMLRYEEMTERWFPLANNLPPDLVNVRGYGAAILDNYLFIVGGYRITSQEISAAHSYNPSTNEWLQVASMNQKRSNFKLVAVNFKLYAIGGQAVSNVECYNPEQDAWNFVAPLPNPLAEFSACECQGKIYVIGGYTTRDRNLNILQYCPSADLWTLFETCDVHIRKQQMVSVEETIYIVGGCLHELGPTRRGSQSEDMLTVQSYNTATRQWLYLKENTSKSGLNLTCALHNDGIYIMSRDVTLSTSLEHRVFLKYNIFSDSWEAFRRFPAFGHNLLVSSLYLPNKTET